From Papaver somniferum cultivar HN1 unplaced genomic scaffold, ASM357369v1 unplaced-scaffold_29, whole genome shotgun sequence, a single genomic window includes:
- the LOC113341460 gene encoding thioredoxin-related transmembrane protein 2-like isoform X1, whose product MKEQKSAWYQWMNLVISEPYYVYHFIIFFSYLIVRTSAIQIFSSDFSYLLLRREIQAVLALLMLVTVKLVKEESWEGFISDVLFFSKGFLIVVSMLIDIQLALCYMVVFFVVFTLTQEPPYSELGHATRLTPLQLEVILTEGSASRFWLVEFRALTSSNCIRTSRFVSDLSITYSTKNLSFGIVDLGLFPNAAEKYGISMGASIGQLPAYILFDNGVEVKRFPEVDFEVRTFQKRLSKKFLCRHFELDRHLIEYVHVK is encoded by the exons ATGAAGGAGCAGAAGAGCGCTTGGTATCAATGGATGAATTTAGTGATATCAGAACCATATTATGTTTATCACTTCATTATATTCTTTTCATACTTGATTGTTCGTACCTCTGCAATTCAAATCTTCTCATCTGATTTCTCCTACCTTCTTCTTCGTAGG GAAATTCAAGCAGTTTTGGCTTTGTTAATGTTGGTTACAGTCAAG TTGGTGAAAGAGGAATCTTGGGAGGGATTTATTTCTGATGTTTTGTTTTTCTCAAAG GGATTTCTAATTGTAGTTTCTATGCTCATTGATATACAATTGGCTCTCTGCTACATGGTTGTGTTCTTCG TGGTGTTCACTTTAACTCAAGAACCACCCTACTCTGAACTAG GTCATGCAACTAGGTTAACGCCATTGCAGTTGGAAGTCATATTGACTGAAGGAAGCGCGTCAAGATTCTGGTTG GTTGAATTTCGAGCTTTGACTTCGTCCAATTGTATACGAACAAGTCGTTTTGTTTCTGATCTCTCAATTAC atactcaactaagaatttatCTTTCGGCATAGTGGATCTGGGGCTATTTCCCAATGCTGCTGAAAAATATGGAATATCAATGGGGG CAAGCATTGGCCAACTGCCTGCATACATATTGTTTGATAACGGAGTGGAGGTAAAACGTTTTCCTGAGGTAGATTTTGAAGTAAGAACTTTCCAAAAACGACTCAGTAAG
- the LOC113341460 gene encoding thioredoxin-related transmembrane protein 2-like isoform X2, which yields MKEQKSAWYQWMNLVISEPYYVYHFIIFFSYLIVRTSAIQIFSSDFSYLLLRREIQAVLALLMLVTVKLVKEESWEGFISDVLFFSKGFLIVVSMLIDIQLALCYMVVFFVVFTLTQEPPYSELGHATRLTPLQLEVILTEGSASRFWLVEFRALTSSNCIRTSRFVSDLSITYSTKNLSFGIVDLGLFPNAAEKYGISMGEIPVPSF from the exons ATGAAGGAGCAGAAGAGCGCTTGGTATCAATGGATGAATTTAGTGATATCAGAACCATATTATGTTTATCACTTCATTATATTCTTTTCATACTTGATTGTTCGTACCTCTGCAATTCAAATCTTCTCATCTGATTTCTCCTACCTTCTTCTTCGTAGG GAAATTCAAGCAGTTTTGGCTTTGTTAATGTTGGTTACAGTCAAG TTGGTGAAAGAGGAATCTTGGGAGGGATTTATTTCTGATGTTTTGTTTTTCTCAAAG GGATTTCTAATTGTAGTTTCTATGCTCATTGATATACAATTGGCTCTCTGCTACATGGTTGTGTTCTTCG TGGTGTTCACTTTAACTCAAGAACCACCCTACTCTGAACTAG GTCATGCAACTAGGTTAACGCCATTGCAGTTGGAAGTCATATTGACTGAAGGAAGCGCGTCAAGATTCTGGTTG GTTGAATTTCGAGCTTTGACTTCGTCCAATTGTATACGAACAAGTCGTTTTGTTTCTGATCTCTCAATTAC atactcaactaagaatttatCTTTCGGCATAGTGGATCTGGGGCTATTTCCCAATGCTGCTGAAAAATATGGAATATCAATGGGGG